Proteins from a single region of Terriglobia bacterium:
- a CDS encoding enoyl-ACP reductase, protein MRAIDLKGKTALVMGVANQRSLGWAIASALSKAGARLALTYQGERLQENVTALASRIPGSLVMACDVMSEDQMDGVFAQLKGQFGKLDILVHSIAFARREELEGEFKKTSREGWRIALDVSAYSLVALANRASRLMDKDGGSILALSFLGSERVFPNYNVMGTAKAALEQAARHLAFELGPLNIRVNVISAGPVPTLSARGITGFNLLATHHRKYAPLGRNIEATEVGDAALFLSSPLASGITGTTLYVDAGYHAMGY, encoded by the coding sequence ATGCGCGCCATCGACCTGAAGGGAAAGACCGCGCTCGTCATGGGCGTGGCCAACCAGCGCTCGCTCGGCTGGGCCATCGCGTCCGCCCTGTCGAAGGCCGGGGCCCGCCTCGCCCTCACGTATCAGGGCGAGCGCCTCCAGGAGAACGTCACCGCCCTCGCCTCCAGGATTCCGGGATCCCTCGTCATGGCCTGCGACGTCATGAGCGAGGACCAGATGGACGGCGTGTTCGCCCAGCTCAAGGGTCAGTTCGGGAAGCTCGACATCCTGGTCCACTCCATCGCGTTCGCGCGACGCGAGGAGCTCGAGGGAGAGTTCAAGAAGACGAGCCGCGAGGGGTGGCGGATCGCCCTCGACGTGTCCGCCTACTCGCTGGTGGCGCTGGCGAATCGCGCCTCGCGGCTGATGGACAAGGACGGCGGGAGCATCCTGGCCCTCTCCTTCCTGGGGAGCGAGCGCGTCTTCCCGAACTACAACGTGATGGGGACGGCCAAGGCCGCCCTCGAGCAGGCGGCGCGCCACCTGGCGTTCGAGCTGGGGCCGCTCAACATCCGGGTGAACGTGATCTCGGCGGGGCCGGTGCCCACCCTTTCGGCCCGCGGGATCACCGGGTTCAACCTGCTCGCGACCCACCACCGGAAGTACGCCCCCCTCGGAAGGAACATCGAGGCGACCGAGGTGGGCGACGCCGCGCTCTTCCTCTCTAGCCCCCTCGCGTCCGGGATCACCGGCACCACCCTCTACGTGGACGCCGGGTACCACGCCATGGGGTACTGA